In Photobacterium sp. TLY01, the following proteins share a genomic window:
- a CDS encoding PLP-dependent aminotransferase family protein, translating into MNKYQSLAHNLRQQIRQQIWRSGEKIPSVRASSQQTGYGTATVLQAYQLLESEGWLIAKPQSGYFVAPNIQALTTVPPQSTQAPVRINDLLFDVFQRTKDSDIVPFSSAFPDSSLFPQQELVRSLSSASRKMDNRSALTHLPPGNHDLRRIIAQRYVQQGLHVGPDDIVITSGGLDALNLSLQFATQPGDYVAVESTTFYGALQAIERLKLIPVEIKASADGGLDLNDLAEKLSTYPIKACWLMTNVQHPLGYTLSQARKQALLDMLRQHQVFLVEDDVYAELYFSAKKPVPAKVYDQQDQVLLCGSFSKCLSPGFRIGWVVAGKHSKAIQKQQFLSTISSSVPVQLGISHYLLHGGYDNHLRKLRSTLQDRKSAMIHAIRRYFPDSTTVTDPAGGYFLWLTFPAPFDSHAFYEQALEKRIAVAPGTLFNSRQDDLRHIRLNYSYEMNEENLIALSTLGQLAKACLSDSSNQQNDCSVK; encoded by the coding sequence ATGAATAAATATCAATCACTTGCTCATAATCTCAGGCAACAAATCCGCCAGCAGATTTGGCGATCCGGAGAAAAAATCCCGTCGGTACGGGCAAGCAGTCAGCAAACCGGCTATGGCACGGCGACTGTGTTACAGGCGTATCAGTTGCTGGAAAGTGAAGGATGGCTGATTGCTAAGCCGCAGTCCGGGTATTTTGTCGCCCCTAACATTCAGGCGCTGACGACTGTACCGCCGCAATCCACTCAGGCGCCGGTCAGGATCAATGATTTACTGTTTGATGTTTTTCAGCGTACCAAAGACAGCGACATCGTGCCGTTCAGCTCGGCGTTTCCCGACTCAAGCCTGTTTCCGCAGCAAGAACTGGTCCGCAGCCTGTCCAGTGCCTCGCGTAAGATGGACAACAGAAGCGCATTAACGCACTTGCCGCCCGGCAACCATGATTTGCGCCGGATCATTGCGCAAAGATACGTCCAGCAAGGACTGCACGTTGGACCGGATGACATCGTAATCACCTCAGGCGGCCTGGATGCACTGAATCTCAGCTTACAGTTTGCCACTCAGCCCGGGGATTATGTTGCGGTTGAATCGACCACATTTTACGGGGCGCTTCAGGCCATAGAGCGTTTGAAGTTGATCCCGGTAGAAATCAAAGCCAGTGCTGACGGCGGACTGGATCTGAACGACCTTGCTGAAAAATTATCGACTTATCCGATCAAAGCCTGCTGGCTGATGACCAATGTCCAGCACCCGCTTGGTTACACACTCAGCCAAGCGCGCAAACAGGCGCTGCTAGACATGCTGCGCCAGCATCAGGTGTTTCTGGTGGAAGATGATGTGTACGCAGAGCTGTATTTTTCAGCGAAAAAACCAGTGCCAGCCAAAGTTTATGATCAGCAGGATCAGGTGTTGCTGTGCGGTTCATTCTCCAAATGTCTGTCACCCGGATTCCGAATTGGTTGGGTTGTGGCAGGCAAACACAGTAAAGCCATTCAAAAGCAGCAATTTTTATCGACTATATCCAGCAGTGTGCCTGTCCAGCTCGGGATCAGCCATTACCTGCTGCATGGCGGGTATGACAACCATTTACGAAAATTGCGCAGTACGTTGCAAGACAGAAAAAGCGCGATGATACACGCCATACGGCGCTATTTTCCGGACAGTACGACGGTAACCGATCCCGCGGGTGGCTACTTCCTGTGGCTGACGTTTCCGGCTCCATTCGATAGTCACGCCTTTTATGAGCAAGCCCTGGAGAAGCGCATTGCAGTGGCTCCCGGGACGCTATTCAACAGCCGGCAAGACGATCTCAGGCATATCAGGCTCAACTATTCGTACGAGATGAATGAGGAAAACCTGATTGCGCTATCCACCCTTGGTCAACTGGCAAAAGCATGCCTGAGTGACAGCAGTAATCAGCAAAATGACTGTTCGGTAAAATAG
- a CDS encoding metallophosphoesterase family protein, whose amino-acid sequence MSIKSRNMAGIMAVLLTSTLLAGCNEGTETVQDDKSSDGGVGQIGKEVVIPPPAALAQVSFSIFPYLQQPAANSMAVLFETEDTAPTVWVRPAETQGEFTLVEPVAVDNTHLYSAAIDGLSADTRYEYYVVSSDDSPSGVSAVSERYVFKTYPSAGTAPAPFNVVAISDTQNNSTLGALNDLITKGIIPTVCHSQPEQCASEIAAITISGDIVNSGDSMLQWRRDFFDQMKTITPYVPLVAVPGNHDFYGNPELTNYRHFFQQPENGSAGYEEQWYSLDYGNLRLVGLNSYPISKNHGKFNAEILGIQRQWLRELLINTQADNNVDYVLSMFHHPCLSELWLSGESIGSCEMVAEMEDFSRSSGKITGHLFGHTHAYSRGQSMDARHLWLNAATAAGYREKINDDNYYQNDTRDYDTFAISQSEFGFNLLTFNQQSSPSMQLTRYTATVASKGGGFASLEDTFTVSDPLTMKATSAAPEAPQVLAGNGSHAFNQLNLAISHPDPGSIYEVQWQLSKASQFDSEVFDIWGNQTRAHNIWPMQDGSIQGMPTDTQAGVDLTTINLADFSGQLKMGNDETYKWQKRSSEHSHDSYRDPFNGSSAPVLTLFPGETWYWRARVRNDNLGWSDWSDTATLSIDAGTTTALALNNGGAEAQDLSGWTVEQGYWRVLQDIDNITAAEGDYYFSARPNDSAAGNAPYDDLSQTLDVSAFSSVIDQSSAFVRLSFNSNGWGDGDHAVMTLQPLDNHGNALGQPTVVKTESKKQQWLSNTSTLLLPVATREMKLTLRAVKKAGSMADVHIDHVQLSLTTP is encoded by the coding sequence ATGTCGATAAAAAGCAGGAACATGGCCGGTATTATGGCTGTTTTGCTGACAAGCACTTTGTTAGCGGGCTGTAATGAAGGCACCGAAACGGTTCAGGATGATAAAAGCAGTGATGGTGGTGTAGGCCAGATCGGCAAGGAAGTGGTGATTCCGCCGCCGGCCGCATTGGCACAGGTCTCGTTTTCGATCTTCCCGTATCTGCAGCAACCTGCCGCAAACAGTATGGCTGTGTTGTTTGAAACGGAAGACACGGCGCCAACGGTTTGGGTCAGGCCGGCAGAGACACAAGGTGAATTTACTTTGGTTGAGCCTGTTGCCGTGGACAATACGCATTTATATAGCGCGGCAATTGACGGGCTAAGTGCAGATACGCGCTATGAGTATTACGTGGTGAGTAGCGATGACAGCCCGTCGGGCGTGTCGGCTGTTTCTGAGCGTTATGTGTTCAAAACCTATCCATCGGCCGGGACAGCACCAGCCCCGTTTAATGTCGTAGCCATTAGTGACACACAAAATAACAGTACGCTGGGCGCACTGAACGACCTCATTACCAAAGGCATTATTCCAACGGTATGTCACAGCCAGCCGGAGCAATGTGCATCAGAGATTGCTGCGATTACGATTTCCGGCGACATCGTCAACAGCGGCGACAGCATGTTGCAGTGGCGGCGTGACTTTTTTGATCAGATGAAAACCATCACCCCTTATGTTCCGCTGGTGGCGGTTCCCGGAAATCATGATTTTTATGGTAATCCTGAGCTGACCAATTATCGCCATTTCTTCCAGCAACCTGAAAATGGCTCGGCGGGGTATGAAGAACAGTGGTACTCGCTGGATTACGGTAATCTACGTTTGGTCGGGTTGAACAGCTATCCGATCTCCAAAAACCACGGTAAGTTTAACGCGGAGATTCTTGGCATACAGCGTCAGTGGCTGCGTGAGTTGTTGATCAACACCCAAGCAGACAATAACGTCGACTATGTCCTGAGTATGTTTCATCACCCGTGTCTGTCTGAACTCTGGCTCTCGGGCGAGAGTATCGGTAGTTGCGAGATGGTCGCGGAAATGGAAGATTTTTCCCGATCAAGCGGCAAGATAACAGGCCATTTGTTTGGCCATACCCATGCTTATTCTCGCGGACAATCTATGGATGCCCGGCACCTTTGGCTCAATGCCGCAACTGCAGCGGGCTATCGTGAAAAAATCAACGATGATAACTACTACCAGAACGATACCCGCGATTATGACACCTTCGCCATCAGTCAAAGTGAGTTCGGGTTCAACCTGCTGACGTTCAATCAGCAGAGTTCACCTTCTATGCAACTGACTCGATACACTGCCACGGTGGCTTCTAAAGGCGGCGGTTTTGCCAGTCTGGAAGATACCTTCACTGTGTCCGATCCCCTGACCATGAAGGCCACTTCGGCAGCACCAGAGGCGCCACAAGTTCTGGCCGGTAACGGCAGTCATGCCTTCAATCAACTGAATCTGGCGATCAGCCATCCCGACCCTGGCTCGATTTATGAAGTGCAGTGGCAACTGAGCAAAGCTAGTCAGTTTGATTCTGAGGTGTTTGATATCTGGGGCAATCAAACCCGGGCGCACAACATCTGGCCGATGCAGGATGGCAGCATTCAGGGGATGCCGACAGATACGCAGGCGGGCGTTGATCTGACAACAATCAATCTGGCTGATTTCTCCGGCCAGCTCAAAATGGGCAATGATGAAACCTATAAATGGCAAAAACGATCGTCAGAACACTCCCATGATTCGTATCGTGACCCGTTCAACGGCAGCTCGGCGCCAGTCCTGACGTTATTCCCGGGAGAGACCTGGTACTGGCGTGCAAGAGTGCGTAATGACAATCTGGGCTGGTCTGACTGGAGTGACACGGCGACATTATCCATCGATGCCGGAACGACAACCGCGTTAGCGCTAAATAATGGCGGTGCCGAAGCGCAGGATCTTTCAGGCTGGACTGTCGAGCAGGGTTACTGGCGAGTGTTGCAGGACATCGACAACATAACGGCGGCAGAAGGGGATTATTATTTCAGCGCCCGCCCGAATGATTCCGCTGCGGGCAACGCGCCCTATGATGATTTGAGTCAGACGTTGGATGTGAGTGCGTTCAGCAGTGTGATTGATCAGTCGTCAGCATTTGTTCGGCTCAGTTTCAACAGCAATGGCTGGGGCGACGGCGATCATGCCGTCATGACGCTACAACCATTGGATAATCACGGAAATGCCCTGGGTCAGCCGACTGTGGTGAAAACAGAAAGTAAAAAGCAACAGTGGCTGAGCAATACATCGACGCTGTTATTACCCGTGGCAACCCGGGAGATGAAACTGACACTGCGCGCAGTGAAAAAAGCAGGCAGCATGGCTGATGTGCATATTGATCATGTGCAGCTTTCACTGACGACGCCTTAA
- a CDS encoding DUF3995 domain-containing protein, producing the protein MIEVISIFIASCLLLVCLIHVYWAFGGRKGIGNAIPIEHGQHAFTPGAGITLLVAFGLFLLSFLSLILAEIVYFPGWLDSYAYIIGFVVSAIFFLRALGDFRLVGFSKKVKGSTFATWDSWVYSPLCLLLGAGYLYLSLMQ; encoded by the coding sequence ATGATTGAAGTGATCTCAATATTCATAGCTTCGTGCCTGCTGCTGGTTTGTCTGATCCATGTGTACTGGGCTTTTGGCGGTAGAAAAGGCATTGGGAATGCCATTCCGATCGAGCACGGCCAACACGCTTTTACACCGGGCGCCGGTATTACTTTGCTCGTGGCGTTCGGGTTGTTTTTATTATCATTCTTGTCATTAATTCTGGCGGAGATTGTTTATTTTCCCGGCTGGTTAGACAGTTATGCTTATATTATCGGCTTTGTTGTCTCGGCTATTTTCTTTTTACGCGCACTTGGCGATTTCAGATTGGTTGGATTTAGTAAGAAAGTAAAAGGCAGCACATTTGCGACATGGGATAGCTGGGTATATTCGCCCTTGTGTTTGTTGCTGGGCGCAGGATATCTCTATTTGTCCCTGATGCAGTAA
- a CDS encoding LysE family translocator yields the protein MQSYDFLLPMLGLLTLGAMVPGPSFLLVAQTAMSDSRRQAFFVALGMGTGALIFALLASFGLVALFKTVPELYLTFKLLGGLYLCVLALRIWKQGDQSSVQSIMAVKTKSVYSSFFFGLTTQLSNPKTAMVFSSVFAALLPVEVPSLTPIFLSLGVFMTNFGWYATVALLLSTTRAQHLYLKARKGFCRVAGTLMGLLGARLLMSTSANQ from the coding sequence ATGCAATCGTATGATTTCCTTTTGCCCATGCTGGGCTTGCTGACACTGGGTGCCATGGTGCCTGGTCCCTCATTTCTGCTCGTAGCTCAAACGGCTATGTCTGATTCCAGAAGACAGGCGTTTTTTGTCGCACTGGGAATGGGAACTGGCGCTCTTATTTTTGCCTTACTTGCGTCATTTGGCTTAGTGGCACTATTCAAAACAGTGCCTGAGCTGTATCTGACCTTTAAACTACTGGGTGGTTTATATCTGTGCGTGTTGGCGCTGCGTATCTGGAAGCAAGGGGATCAATCAAGCGTTCAATCCATAATGGCGGTTAAAACGAAAAGTGTGTATTCATCCTTTTTCTTTGGTTTAACCACTCAGCTCAGTAATCCTAAAACGGCCATGGTTTTCAGCAGTGTATTTGCAGCTTTACTGCCCGTCGAGGTGCCCTCACTCACACCAATCTTTTTAAGCCTGGGTGTTTTCATGACAAACTTTGGCTGGTATGCCACAGTTGCCTTGCTGCTTTCCACGACACGCGCCCAACACTTGTATCTCAAAGCCAGAAAAGGATTTTGCCGTGTCGCTGGCACTCTGATGGGTTTATTGGGAGCCAGGTTACTGATGTCAACGTCAGCGAATCAATAA
- a CDS encoding DUF2000 domain-containing protein has translation MSLPDEDQKRFIAVLSKKMDTGRTLNVLGHLSAGLSHLVDQQGTEYIDYYDADGNCHPSLSHYPFIVLKADNSNKIRKVREEAIKHKIAFTDFTHTMTEGGSIAQQVWTKETPERELEYLGICLFGDIETLKSFTGKFSLYR, from the coding sequence ATGAGCTTGCCAGACGAAGATCAAAAGCGCTTTATTGCAGTATTAAGTAAAAAAATGGATACAGGCCGAACACTAAATGTACTGGGCCACCTGAGTGCCGGACTCTCTCATCTGGTGGATCAGCAAGGGACTGAATACATTGATTATTATGATGCTGATGGCAACTGCCATCCGAGTTTGTCTCACTATCCGTTTATTGTACTGAAAGCAGATAACTCGAACAAAATTCGCAAAGTCAGGGAAGAAGCTATCAAGCACAAGATTGCCTTTACCGATTTCACGCACACCATGACTGAAGGCGGATCGATTGCCCAGCAAGTATGGACAAAGGAAACCCCGGAGCGTGAATTAGAATATCTGGGGATCTGCCTGTTCGGTGACATAGAGACCCTGAAGTCCTTCACCGGAAAATTCAGTTTATACCGATAA
- a CDS encoding cupin domain-containing protein, producing the protein MTRKQPQHLAGSAIRLRNDASIELLEMNDTFWPRLMAGELGDFHHEFLVSLHDFTSDWPSSEVHPKGDEIVILLSGSATFQLVMPEGIQEVRLESPGSYVFVPKGVWHTAKIEHSARMLFITAGEDTQHRQHDH; encoded by the coding sequence ATGACGCGAAAGCAGCCGCAACACCTCGCCGGCAGCGCAATTCGGCTGAGAAACGACGCGAGTATTGAGCTTCTTGAGATGAATGACACGTTCTGGCCTCGCTTAATGGCAGGCGAGCTTGGTGATTTTCATCATGAATTTCTGGTCAGCCTGCACGATTTTACGTCTGACTGGCCAAGCAGCGAAGTACATCCCAAAGGCGATGAAATTGTCATCCTGCTCTCCGGATCAGCGACATTTCAACTGGTAATGCCGGAAGGGATACAGGAAGTCAGGTTGGAGTCCCCTGGCTCATACGTGTTTGTCCCCAAAGGCGTATGGCACACGGCAAAAATAGAACACTCGGCACGTATGCTGTTTATCACAGCCGGTGAAGATACCCAGCACAGACAACATGACCACTAG
- a CDS encoding DUF3291 domain-containing protein, whose protein sequence is MKLAQLNIALAKYPMDAPEIKDFVDNLASVNAIAESSEGFIWRLQDESGDATSIQAFDDPNIIVNMSVWESVDSLKNFMFRTHHRDIMRRKAEWFHRPAEDTYVLWWVEDDHIPTIAEAKARLEYLRRQGDSPFAFTFKSNFTPEDALAYQLEA, encoded by the coding sequence ATGAAACTCGCACAACTGAACATTGCCCTTGCGAAATACCCCATGGATGCACCTGAGATCAAAGATTTTGTCGATAATCTGGCATCAGTAAATGCCATTGCAGAAAGCAGCGAAGGTTTTATATGGCGGCTTCAGGATGAATCCGGCGACGCAACCAGCATCCAGGCTTTCGATGACCCGAATATCATTGTCAACATGTCTGTCTGGGAGTCGGTGGATTCGCTGAAAAACTTTATGTTCCGGACCCATCACCGCGACATCATGCGTCGTAAAGCGGAGTGGTTTCATCGTCCGGCAGAAGATACATATGTGCTGTGGTGGGTGGAAGATGATCATATCCCGACCATCGCGGAAGCCAAAGCGCGTCTTGAGTACCTGAGGCGTCAGGGAGACAGTCCGTTTGCTTTCACGTTTAAAAGCAATTTCACACCTGAAGATGCGCTGGCGTATCAGCTTGAAGCCTGA
- a CDS encoding GlpM family protein → MVSLFLKCLLGALAVLLIAILSKSKSFFIAGLVPLFPTFALIAHYIIGTERTMSDLRVTALFSLYSLIPYAAYLIAVYYFSYRFTLFWTLSLATLIWVGFAACLLLGWNRFYPGIV, encoded by the coding sequence ATGGTATCTCTGTTTCTTAAGTGTCTGCTGGGGGCGCTAGCTGTACTGCTGATTGCGATACTGTCCAAGAGTAAAAGCTTTTTCATTGCAGGTTTAGTGCCCTTATTTCCAACTTTTGCCTTAATTGCCCACTATATTATTGGCACAGAGCGAACCATGTCGGATTTGAGAGTAACCGCTCTGTTCAGTCTGTACTCTTTAATTCCCTATGCCGCTTATCTGATAGCCGTGTACTACTTTAGCTATCGGTTTACGCTATTCTGGACTCTGAGTTTAGCAACTCTGATATGGGTCGGTTTTGCAGCTTGTCTGCTGCTCGGCTGGAACCGTTTTTACCCCGGTATTGTCTGA
- a CDS encoding aerolysin family beta-barrel pore-forming toxin encodes MKKQITPLLILLPFGHIASAAALETSAFYPEEVEIHYNLGPEICKADFRPVTRSEALRFRDAIMNKIGKWSYVTLADGWVIMGPGYMGEIKQGTASHTACYPLNADTNILSFPAISIDEGSKERVEWTLLNDQDGFIKPAAYLAHHMGYAWVGGPKGSQVGDDMKVWWDSHESAWKIRGNDGPCDGYRCQDMTTISAKNFAYTMDPASFKIDGSIVNSNSQLVNTITSTAINKTSIQQQYVIDISYNTSTSWSQSNDYSFSESIAVSSTFKSPEVTGGVEKSISVTFGATQAWGSTSGGEESNRVTIQARPVVPANSALKVLLNVYRADISYPYVFDADVSYELGFDGFMRWSGNGLLWHPEDRPDFTTSFAIGRFADNEKSLEFQWDHRDITGMNKTWDWNWIAQTAGSYDTRYWLGKVLAPKKARVKGQFYAEDQFTGELYFEEIALPQGDSNTATMEKSIQDQLEDAGLKDVQVSVRKTNAGV; translated from the coding sequence ATGAAAAAACAAATAACGCCTTTATTAATATTATTACCTTTTGGTCATATAGCGTCCGCTGCTGCACTGGAAACCAGTGCATTTTATCCGGAGGAAGTTGAAATTCATTACAATCTCGGTCCTGAAATCTGTAAAGCCGATTTCCGGCCAGTGACGCGTTCAGAAGCATTGCGCTTCCGAGATGCGATCATGAACAAAATCGGAAAGTGGTCTTATGTGACTTTAGCCGATGGCTGGGTCATTATGGGGCCTGGTTACATGGGTGAAATTAAACAGGGAACCGCCAGCCATACCGCTTGTTATCCTCTGAACGCAGACACAAACATTTTATCTTTCCCTGCTATTTCTATTGATGAAGGCTCTAAAGAGCGAGTTGAATGGACATTGCTCAATGATCAGGACGGTTTTATAAAACCTGCCGCGTATCTGGCTCACCATATGGGTTATGCCTGGGTGGGTGGCCCGAAAGGAAGCCAGGTTGGCGATGACATGAAGGTCTGGTGGGACAGCCATGAAAGCGCCTGGAAGATTCGGGGGAATGACGGTCCGTGTGACGGATACCGCTGCCAGGATATGACAACCATCTCGGCGAAAAACTTTGCATACACCATGGATCCGGCTTCATTTAAAATCGACGGATCGATTGTGAATTCAAATAGTCAGCTGGTGAATACGATCACCTCGACGGCGATTAATAAAACCAGCATTCAGCAGCAATACGTGATTGATATCAGTTACAACACGTCCACCAGCTGGTCGCAAAGTAATGATTACAGCTTCAGTGAAAGTATTGCGGTTTCCAGTACGTTCAAAAGCCCTGAAGTGACAGGCGGCGTTGAGAAATCAATCTCTGTGACTTTTGGTGCCACTCAGGCATGGGGAAGCACCAGCGGCGGTGAAGAAAGTAACCGAGTGACGATTCAGGCAAGACCGGTTGTGCCGGCCAATAGCGCACTGAAAGTACTGTTGAACGTGTACCGGGCTGATATCTCTTATCCTTACGTCTTTGACGCGGATGTATCCTATGAGCTGGGTTTTGATGGTTTCATGCGCTGGTCGGGCAACGGCTTGCTGTGGCACCCGGAAGACAGACCCGATTTTACGACCAGTTTTGCGATTGGCCGTTTCGCCGACAATGAAAAGAGTCTGGAATTTCAGTGGGATCACCGTGATATTACGGGCATGAACAAAACCTGGGACTGGAACTGGATCGCACAGACAGCGGGCTCTTATGACACCCGCTATTGGTTAGGCAAAGTGCTGGCGCCAAAGAAAGCACGTGTTAAAGGCCAGTTTTACGCAGAAGATCAGTTTACTGGCGAGCTGTATTTTGAAGAGATTGCTCTTCCTCAGGGTGACTCAAATACCGCCACAATGGAAAAGAGCATTCAGGATCAACTTGAAGATGCTGGCCTGAAGGATGTTCAGGTCTCGGTCCGGAAAACCAATGCCGGGGTGTAA
- a CDS encoding histidine phosphatase family protein, whose amino-acid sequence MKTFTVTFIRHGKVNGAPALYGSTDIGVCPATNQAISDSLTHADIGYQTVISSPLRRCLSLAELLAGEHPLVCEPALQEMHFGQLDGTPFETITSGSQVWQLLEQFWHNPASSGLPDAESLESFCKRVTGCWSRIVNELRNDVLIVTHGGVIRAIVADVLGLDWENPQWYSNLTIRNGSITQIQVTVIENQPYFAVKQIGSIY is encoded by the coding sequence GTGAAAACCTTTACCGTCACATTCATCCGCCACGGGAAAGTGAATGGCGCACCCGCTTTGTACGGCTCAACGGATATCGGCGTGTGTCCCGCAACCAATCAGGCTATCAGTGATTCTCTGACCCACGCTGATATCGGCTATCAAACCGTGATCAGTTCGCCTTTGCGTCGCTGCTTATCACTGGCTGAATTACTGGCAGGTGAACACCCTCTGGTGTGCGAGCCGGCATTACAAGAAATGCACTTTGGTCAGTTAGATGGCACACCGTTTGAGACAATCACCAGCGGGAGTCAAGTGTGGCAGTTACTTGAGCAATTCTGGCACAACCCGGCCAGCTCAGGTTTACCTGATGCCGAATCGCTGGAAAGCTTCTGCAAGCGGGTAACCGGCTGTTGGAGCAGGATCGTCAACGAACTGCGAAACGATGTATTAATCGTGACGCACGGCGGCGTGATCCGCGCCATTGTTGCGGATGTGCTTGGCCTCGACTGGGAAAACCCGCAATGGTATTCAAATTTAACGATTCGCAATGGCAGCATCACCCAAATCCAGGTCACTGTGATAGAGAACCAGCCCTATTTTGCCGTGAAACAGATTGGCTCAATCTACTAA
- the cobU gene encoding bifunctional adenosylcobinamide kinase/adenosylcobinamide-phosphate guanylyltransferase codes for MTIQATMSLILGGARSGKSRFAEQQAKGKATQGKRLHYVATATPFDDEMRLRIKHHQQQRGADWSEHECALELASLLTQFTANDVVLIECLTLWLNNVIFSLGEACSNEALEAHITELVQAAKNSQARLIFVSNEVGMGVVPLGEVSRYFVDNAGRMNQQFAAIADEVTLVAAGLPLQLKGSAR; via the coding sequence ATGACGATTCAAGCGACAATGAGCCTGATACTCGGCGGTGCACGATCCGGCAAATCACGTTTTGCCGAGCAGCAAGCCAAAGGGAAAGCAACACAGGGCAAAAGACTGCATTATGTCGCCACAGCCACGCCTTTTGATGATGAAATGCGTCTGCGGATCAAACACCATCAGCAACAACGTGGGGCTGACTGGTCTGAGCATGAATGTGCGTTGGAGCTGGCCAGCCTGCTCACTCAGTTTACCGCGAACGATGTGGTGTTGATCGAGTGTTTAACCCTCTGGCTGAATAACGTGATTTTTTCACTGGGCGAGGCATGCAGCAATGAGGCGCTGGAAGCACACATTACCGAGCTGGTGCAGGCGGCAAAAAACAGTCAGGCCCGGTTGATCTTTGTCTCGAACGAAGTCGGCATGGGGGTGGTACCGCTCGGTGAAGTGAGCCGCTATTTTGTCGACAACGCCGGCCGCATGAATCAGCAGTTCGCCGCCATTGCCGATGAAGTCACGCTGGTTGCAGCCGGCTTACCGCTCCAGTTAAAAGGGAGCGCCCGGTGA
- a CDS encoding adenosylcobinamide-GDP ribazoletransferase — protein MFNLRYQYQLFCLAVSFFSRLPIPASTPYSDERMNRAGRYFALVGLVLGALCAMVYSLSAAWLPPQLAVFITMVFSLLLTGAFHEDGLTDMADGIGGGMTTERRLVIMKDSRIGTYGAATLIMALLGKFIMLSYLAMHTELTAVLIVAYTLSRTVAASLIFDMHYVSDTNTSKSKPLASAQTLPELLFLVATGVLVCLTLTPELTLLLIVAAVVFRTGFKAWLNARLGGFTGDCLGAAQQLMELLIYLILIASVYNQWG, from the coding sequence ATGTTCAACCTTCGTTATCAGTACCAGTTATTCTGTCTGGCGGTGTCGTTTTTCAGTCGCCTGCCCATTCCGGCATCTACGCCCTATTCCGACGAACGGATGAATCGGGCCGGGCGATACTTTGCACTGGTTGGGCTGGTACTGGGGGCCTTGTGCGCTATGGTTTACAGTCTGTCAGCAGCCTGGTTACCACCACAGTTAGCCGTCTTTATCACTATGGTGTTCAGCCTGCTGCTGACGGGGGCTTTTCATGAGGATGGTCTGACCGACATGGCCGACGGCATTGGCGGGGGCATGACGACAGAGCGCCGTCTGGTTATTATGAAAGACAGTCGGATCGGCACTTACGGTGCCGCCACCCTGATCATGGCCTTGCTGGGTAAATTTATCATGCTCAGCTATCTGGCAATGCACACTGAACTGACCGCTGTCCTGATTGTCGCCTACACACTCAGCCGAACCGTGGCAGCCTCACTGATTTTCGACATGCACTATGTCAGCGACACAAATACGAGCAAAAGCAAACCTCTGGCCAGTGCCCAGACTTTGCCTGAGTTACTCTTTTTAGTGGCGACCGGTGTTCTCGTCTGTCTGACACTAACACCTGAACTGACACTGTTGCTGATCGTGGCGGCGGTTGTGTTTCGCACAGGTTTCAAGGCCTGGCTGAATGCACGGCTTGGCGGGTTTACCGGTGACTGTCTGGGCGCCGCGCAACAGCTCATGGAACTGTTGATTTACCTGATCCTTATCGCCTCAGTTTACAACCAATGGGGATAA